From the genome of Triticum aestivum cultivar Chinese Spring chromosome 3B, IWGSC CS RefSeq v2.1, whole genome shotgun sequence, one region includes:
- the LOC123067180 gene encoding putative E3 ubiquitin-protein ligase SINA-like 6, which produces MEDRSNSNKRKGDGECEQEGRKSGCKRQNVSTVMEVFDCTVCSKPLRPPIFQCPKGNSICRHCQERLPLFERIPVQRCYIMECVVDNIFVPCKHGCSTTIAYYQKEKHERQCPCGPCLCPVSGCGFVAPIRSQGGKWDPMGYQTSNACASCLVKKPMSWPPSQ; this is translated from the exons ATGGAGGATAGAAGCAACTCCAATAAGAGGAAAGGAGACGGCGAATGTGAGCAGGAGGGAAGAAAAAGCGGTTGCAAGAGGCAGAATGTGAGCACGGTGATGGAGGTATTCGACTGCACCGTCTGCTCCAAGCCCCTGAGGCCTCCCATTTTCCAG TGTCCCAAGGGAAACTCCATCTGCCGGCATTGCCAGGAGAGACTCCCGTTATTCGAACGGATCCCCGTCCAGCGCTGCTACATCATGGAGTGCGTCGTCGACAACATCTTCGTTCCCTGCAAACACGGATGCTCCACGACGATCGCTTACTACCAGAAGGAAAAGCACGAGAGGCAGTGCCCTTGTGGCCCGTGCTTGTGCCCGGTCTCCGGCTGTGGCTTCGTCGCGCCAATCAGGAGTCAAGGTGGGAAATGGGACCCGATGGGGTACCAAACAAGCAATGCTTGTGCATCGTGCCTGGTAAAGAAACCGATGTCGTGGCCACCATCACAATAG